The Heterodontus francisci isolate sHetFra1 chromosome 23, sHetFra1.hap1, whole genome shotgun sequence nucleotide sequence TCACAATAAATTTGAAGTTTATCACAGAACAGGTGAGTTTTGTTATAAAGGGAGGGAGCAATTTGGAGCATGGTCTGGAGATAATGAGTCAGATGTCACATGATTGTCATTTGTACTACTTTGTTGCCATGACCACTATTGTTTCTCATCAAATGCTGTTATCTAGGagcacaatttttttaaaaaaagctgataTGTGAGGCATTGCGCAGTGGCTGGGCTCTGGGAACAAGGTCTGCAGATAACCTCAGGCCTGAATATTTTCAGGTGCAAGAATTGAATCATTTGACTGCCTGTCTATTGGGGAAGCTGGGTGTTTTTTTTTGCCCTGAaagtgctctctctctccgtctctgggtTTTACAGTAGCTGTTGGCCCATATGGCCATTACTGGTGTATGAGCTCAGGTGTTTTGTTTGACTGGGGGGGGGGAATTGGAGCAGAACCTGACCCTTTCTTTCCCTATAGTGCACTGTCCTTTTGCAGTAATACTGAAACTGTGACCCGTCTTGCTCAGGTTTATCAGAGGCTCAGTAAAGCACAGAAAAAGTCAAACTCCTTTTACCCAGTATTCCTTCCACACCCTGACAAAATCTGACTGACTCCCTGCATTATGACAGCGACTACACGTGCAAAGCACCCCATTGACTGTGAAGTACTTGGCAACGTTGTGAAAGCCGCTGTATAACTGGTAGTTCTTTCTTTAGTGCTCGGCACTGAGAGCCAGGCCAGTCGCTCACCTCTCACCCCACTGTCAGTTGTGCTCTTCACACATCCAAACCGACACAGACTGGGAGCTGACTCAAGGACATTTTGCGCTGTCAACTTGGGTGATGTGTTTGTCTGCCAACCCATTGTGGGCACTAACTGcctgcccccacacacactctcgcccctCGATGTAATTTTTATTTATTGCTTGTTTTCTTGTTCGCAGGTAACTGAGCTGAACGAGGCCCTGTCGAACGAAGACCGCAACCTGCTCTCCGTGGCCTACAAGAATGTGGTGGGAGCCCGCAGGTCGTCCTGGCGGGTGATCAGCAGCATTGAGCAGAAGACTTCTGCTGATGGCAATGAGAAGAAGCTGGAGATGGTGCGTGCCTACCGGGAGAAGGTGGAGAAGGAGCTGGAGGCCGTGTGCAGCGATGTGCTGTCCCTGCTCGACAAGTTCCTCATTAAGAACTGCAACGAGTCCCAGGTGGAAAGCAAAGTCTTTTACTTGAAAATGAAGGGCGACTACTATCGCTACCTGGCTGAGGTGGCCACTGGCGAGAAGAGAGCCGGCGTGGTGGAATTGTCCGAGGCCTCCTACAAGGAGGCTTTCGAGGTCAGCAAGGATCAGATGCAGCCCACTCACCCCATCCGCCTGGGCCTAGCCCTCAACTTCTCAGTCTTCTATTACGAGATCCAGAACGCTCCTGAGCAGGCCTGCCAGCTGGCCAAGGCAGCCTTTGATGACGCCATCGCCGAACTGGACACTTTAAACGAGGACTCCTACAAGGACTCGACCCTCATCATGCAGTTACTACGGGACAACCTCACCCTCTGGACAAGTGACCAGCAAGATGACGAGGCAGGAGAAGGCaacaactgagtctgtgcagtcacCCTCTTCatctcctcctctcctccctccctgcctcaCCCGCCCAACACAGACATGCTATATACCCTACTGCTAATATCTACTGtacacacagctcctctaaatccacTGTATGCCCATCAGAGAAGGAAAGACTAAAATGATGCGTCTTCATTAGCTGTGTCAGTATTTAAGCCCCTTTGCTGTAGTCGCACTTCAAAATTGTGCAAAAATTCTTTGAGCCATTTTGTTGCTGGTGAATCACTTGCAGAAATTGTTTTTGGTCCCTTTTTAAAGTTTGAGTGGTTTTTAGAACCACCAATCTGCCCCATCCCATCCCAAAAAGAAATTAAAAAGTATTTGCTGTTTGAGCACTGCAGTCGAGATTGGAATGAGGAAAGGCCGTGATGTTTCTCTTGGCCGATCGCCTCTGCATGTGGAAACTACAGTATCCCTTTCAGTCGTTTAAACTCCAGGACCCAATCAATTTGGAATAAAGTGGGTCAGAAATTGACTCTATTGTAGTGTTTACATATAGTCTGCCCATTTTAGCAAATGAATCTTTAACCATGAAGTAAATTCATATAAAGCTGGGAGGACTGGCTATTTTGTGTTGCTGAATTTTTTTTGGCTGTTAATTTATATGGAGCTCTATGATGTACACAGATCTTGGGTAATGCATTGCATCTGCTAAAATGTTTTGATACTTTTGTTTTAATACCACATTTTTGTCAGATGTCTGTCTGAACCTCAATGATTATACATTTTCTTTGTAATACATCTGCTTTACCAATCAGTTCTCGAGTAAGTTCGATTGAGCTCACAAAACAAGATCCTGTTCGaacagcattaaaaaaaaaagaaaattgaaaTCCCATGGAATGCCAAACCGTAATTCAATGTTGGGTTGAATGGATGACAATAAATGCTGCTTCAGGTGTATCATGGAATTGGCCCTGTTTCTTGTCTTCTGTTGGTTAGTTACATTTGATCTTGGAAGGGAGGAAAGGAAGAGAAGTCAGTGTTAAATCAACCTATATTTGCATGCAAATTCAACCACCTGTAAAGAAATCCAGCCTGACATCAGGTTACCTCTACCTGGAGTCTGCGTCTGCTTTGTTGATCTTCCTTCTCACACCACCTTATCCTCCGACTTTACAACACATCAGTATCTAACTTCCCCAATCTCCCCAGAGGGAAAATATCAATGCTTTGTGACACCTCTGTATTTCTCAGTCCGTCTTCTCCATAGATATTGATCCAGTTGTGTTGTGTTTAAAAGGTGCCAATTGACTATGAATCTAGGAAAGGGACTTTCAAAAATGTTACTATGGTAACCAGAGAAGTCCTGGATTAAAACAGCATCCCTCAGATAACGTAAATGGCAATTCATTGATCCCAAATACAAAACGTGACTTTTTTTGGTGTTGATGCTACCTTGCCACAAACTTGGCATTATCCCATTATCAGTGCATCAGTTTTCGAGATGCCAAGCTTGCATTTGGATTTTTTTGCATGGGCAGGTGTGGAATGAGGATGGGAATGACATTTCCGACCCAGGGATTAATGAAATGCCAGTTCAGATGGGAAAAATAGCAGTGTGGGAGTGGGGTGCCAGCCTTCTAATCTGCTCACATACTGGACTCCACACTGTGAACTTCATCCTGACCCAAGCACACACAAATGTCCAGCCAGAACAAGGCTATTCAAAccactgtgctggctcttttgagagctatccattagtcccactcctctgctctttccccaaagccctgcaaatttttccccttcaagtatttatccaatttccttttgaaagttatttaatctgcttctgccacccttagactgtgcattccagatcatcaagacttaaaaaaaaaaaaccctccccTTCCCATCTGGTTCTTtttgtcttacgaatttgattaaattttttgaggaagtaacaaggaagattgatgaggatagtgcagtggatgttgtctacatggattttaataaggcatttgacaaggcatggcagactggtcttaaaattaaaaacccatgggatccaggggaatggcaaattggatccaaaattggctcagtgacagggaacaaagggtaatgggtgaatgtttttgcgaatggaaggcggtccacagggctcagtgtttggtcctttgctgtttgtgatggtaatgatttggacataaatgtgggaggcatgattgggaaatttgcagatgacacaaaattggccatgtagttgatagtgaagaggatagctgtagactcgaatagtttggtttggttgagtggtggaaaggtggcaaatggaattcaatttagagaagtgtaaggtaatgcatttggggagggcaaacaaagcaagggaatacacacgaGAATAattagaggggtagaagaagtgagacaccttggagtgcatgtccacaggtcactgaaggcaggacagatagataaagtggtgaaggcataaggaatgctttccttggctgaggtatagaatgcaaaagcagggatgttatgctggaaccatataaaatgctggttaggccacagctggagtattgcatccagttctggtcaccacattacaggaaggacataattgctctggagagagtacacaggagatttagaagaatgttgccagggcttgaaagttgcagctatgaggaaagattggctagggttgttttccttagaaaagaggaggctgaggggtgacttaattgaggtgtataaaattgaggggtccagatagagtagataggaatggcctgtttcccctagcagggagatcaattaccagggaatatgaggaaaaacctattcaccgggaagcagaaaccctcaactcatttaaaaggtacctggtcctgcagctgaagtgccgtaacctgcaaggctacggaacaggtgctggaaggtgggattagaatgagcagctagttttttcagcggcgcagacatgatgggctgaatggcatctttctgtgctataaactttTCTGTGGTTAAATCCCTTTAacactgtcctctggttactgatccttctgtcaGTGGAAACCGTTTTCTTACAATTTGCTTCCTTTTAATACCCCTCGTAATTTCGAACACAATCTAGTTTAACAGTATTACATTGTCAGACAGGTCTTAAACCgatttcaaataaaaacagaaaatgttggaaattctcAGCCAGATCAACtcggtatttccagaattttctgttttttaaatttcAAATTCAAAGCATCCAGTGTTTTGCTTTTTGTAATTAAATCAGTCTTCCTGTACATGTAGAGGTTAAAATCCCATTCAAAAAAAGAGTCAGTTCTCCTGGCCACCATTCATCCCTCAACCTGCAGATTATCTCGTCATTCATCTGCTGAGAGCCCTCACTAATTTCTTTTGAGTGGAATTCCTACACCCTCCCAACTTGGCCTATGTCATGAAGAATTTTGACATTAGTGGAGACGCTACCTTGAATATAGTGAACATTTATTGCTGCATAAGTGGCTACATTTGGAAAGTAATGTACTGAAGTGTCACCCTggatttgtgttcaagtctctggagtgggacttgaacctactacGACTCCAAGGCAAGAGTGCTAGCACTGAGCCGCAGCTGACAGGGTTGGGGGTAGGGTGGATAGAATCTAGAACACAAATGTCTAGTCTTGAATGGTCCCTGTGGCTGCTGGGATTGAAATTTGTTTTGTGCTCTAGCCAATGCCCTTTTGTCCTATCTGCTGGTGTGAATTTTGTTTCTCCGATACCTACTGTTCTTGtttggggg carries:
- the LOC137382856 gene encoding 14-3-3 protein eta-like isoform X2; this encodes MPLVTELNEALSNEDRNLLSVAYKNVVGARRSSWRVISSIEQKTSADGNEKKLEMVRAYREKVEKELEAVCSDVLSLLDKFLIKNCNESQVESKVFYLKMKGDYYRYLAEVATGEKRAGVVELSEASYKEAFEVSKDQMQPTHPIRLGLALNFSVFYYEIQNAPEQACQLAKAAFDDAIAELDTLNEDSYKDSTLIMQLLRDNLTLWTSDQQDDEAGEGNN
- the LOC137382856 gene encoding 14-3-3 protein gamma-1-like isoform X1 — protein: MVDREQLVQRARLAEQAERYDDMAAAMKSVTELNEALSNEDRNLLSVAYKNVVGARRSSWRVISSIEQKTSADGNEKKLEMVRAYREKVEKELEAVCSDVLSLLDKFLIKNCNESQVESKVFYLKMKGDYYRYLAEVATGEKRAGVVELSEASYKEAFEVSKDQMQPTHPIRLGLALNFSVFYYEIQNAPEQACQLAKAAFDDAIAELDTLNEDSYKDSTLIMQLLRDNLTLWTSDQQDDEAGEGNN